The following nucleotide sequence is from Deltaproteobacteria bacterium.
ATATGCGAGGAGTGGCAGCTTCCCTTCGATGAGGACTCGAGCCTTTTGCNNGCGAGCAGGAACATGTTCACCCCCTTCGAATCGATCCACCGGGGCGAGCTGCTCCAGCGCTCGCTTCTTCTGGCCCTTTTCCTGGCGGGAGACTGAGGCGGTGTCGAAACGTCCCCGGCTGCCGGTGGTGATCTCCGTCCCCCACGGGGGAACGGCGGTACCATTCGAGGCCAGGCACCTCATGCGTCTTGGCATCGGCGAGATACTTATCGACGGCGACACCTGGGCCCGGCAGCTCTACGACCTCTTTGCCCATGTGGCCTCGTACGTGGACACGGACATAGCCCGGGCAGCACTGGACATGAACCGCTCCCCCGGCGACCGCCCTCCCGAAAACCCCGACGGTGTCGTCAAGACGGTAACCGCCGGCGGCATCCCGGTGTGGGACGACCCGGAAGGCCTCTCTTTACAGCTCGCGGACCTGCTCGTGAAAAAATACCACCNNNNNNNNNNNNNNNNNNNNNNNNNNNNNNNNNNNNNNNNNNNNNNNNNNNNNNNNNNNNNNNNNNNNNNNNNNN
It contains:
- a CDS encoding N-formylglutamate amidohydrolase; its protein translation is MSKRPRLPVVISVPHGGTAVPFEARHLMRLGIGEILIDGDTWARQLYDLFAHVASYVDTDIARAALDMNRSPGDRPPENPDGVVKTVTAGGIPVWDDPEGLSLQLADLLVKKYH